A DNA window from Anaerolineae bacterium contains the following coding sequences:
- a CDS encoding ECF transporter S component, giving the protein MFRNWSASRLVVAGVLTAVVAVLTLMVRVPIAPTRGYIHLGDAGVYFAAFAFGPAIGFVAGGLGTGLADVLGGYAHWAPLSFLFHGFQGLVAGYLALRGGRGGHLLGWLVGSIIMIGGYFLAEVILYGLGPAATEVPGNLSQAIAGGLIGLPLAAAIRRAWPPVQRLATPTTWRER; this is encoded by the coding sequence ATGTTTCGCAACTGGAGCGCTTCCCGATTGGTGGTCGCCGGCGTTCTGACCGCCGTGGTGGCCGTGCTGACGCTCATGGTCAGAGTGCCCATCGCCCCCACGCGAGGCTACATTCACCTCGGTGACGCCGGGGTGTACTTCGCCGCCTTCGCCTTCGGGCCGGCCATTGGCTTCGTCGCCGGAGGGTTGGGCACGGGGCTGGCCGACGTCCTGGGAGGTTACGCCCACTGGGCGCCGTTGTCCTTCCTGTTCCACGGCTTCCAGGGGCTGGTGGCGGGCTACCTGGCCCTGCGGGGCGGCCGAGGCGGCCATCTCCTGGGCTGGCTGGTGGGCTCGATCATCATGATCGGCGGGTACTTCCTGGCCGAGGTCATCCTATACGGGCTGGGCCCCGCCGCGACCGAGGTGCCCGGCAACCTGAGCCAGGCTATCGCCGGCGGGCTGATCGGGCTACCTCTGGCAGCCGCCATCCGGAGGGCGTGGCCTCCGGTGCAGCGGTTGGCCACCCCCACCACCTGGCGGGAGCGCTGA
- a CDS encoding PLP-dependent aminotransferase family protein: MTVDREGKVPLYRQIEQQIRALILEGILPAGHRLPSERELAERLGVNRTTVVNAYGSLAADGLVEGRVGVGTVVLGATEELAEPPALPLAWSGLMRSRPRWPETGIGERVAQLSSRPGVISFATGVADITGSPHLALAQVVQRVVNSRMAALLEDSPIAGLTPLREELARELRFKGCRDASAGQVIVTSGTQQGLYLVARLLLDPGDVVLVESPTYLGALSVFRSIGARPVGVPVDDEGMQVEAAGHYLAHADVRLIYTNPNFQNPTGSLMSLDRRAALLALARRHQIPILEDDLHGELHFEDPLPPPIRSLDDGGYVVYLGGLSSLLGSGLRLGWVLAPPPIVEPLLRLRQDMDLHPNNLVQLVVHDLLRGESFPAHLHWLRQTFRRRRDAMLQALERHMPAGVGWSQPAGGLYVWCALPDGVASSDLLERAGELGVSFAPGPMFFTHAGGEGFMRLGFAFRSEGEIAEGVRRLARAIEDLARRPGVRRADPSQERPFV; this comes from the coding sequence GTGACCGTTGATAGAGAGGGCAAGGTCCCTCTCTACCGCCAGATTGAGCAGCAGATACGCGCGCTCATATTGGAGGGGATCCTACCCGCCGGTCACAGGCTGCCCTCGGAGCGGGAGCTGGCCGAGCGCCTGGGCGTCAACCGCACCACTGTGGTCAACGCCTACGGCAGCCTGGCCGCCGATGGCCTGGTGGAAGGGCGCGTCGGCGTGGGTACCGTGGTGCTGGGCGCGACGGAGGAGCTCGCCGAGCCGCCCGCGCTTCCTCTGGCCTGGTCTGGCCTGATGCGGTCCCGTCCTCGGTGGCCGGAGACGGGCATCGGCGAGAGGGTGGCCCAACTGAGCTCCCGGCCGGGCGTGATCTCCTTCGCCACTGGGGTGGCAGACATCACCGGCTCTCCGCACCTGGCCCTGGCCCAGGTGGTCCAGAGAGTGGTCAATAGCCGCATGGCCGCCCTCCTGGAGGATTCGCCCATCGCCGGTCTCACTCCGCTGCGGGAGGAACTGGCACGGGAGCTCAGGTTCAAGGGATGCCGGGACGCTTCCGCCGGCCAGGTGATCGTCACCTCTGGCACCCAGCAGGGGCTCTACCTGGTAGCGCGCTTGCTGCTGGACCCGGGTGACGTGGTCCTGGTCGAGTCTCCCACCTACCTGGGAGCCCTTTCCGTGTTCCGCTCCATTGGAGCCCGGCCGGTGGGCGTGCCCGTGGACGACGAGGGCATGCAGGTGGAAGCGGCAGGACACTACCTCGCTCACGCCGACGTCCGCCTGATCTACACCAACCCCAACTTCCAGAACCCTACCGGCAGCTTGATGAGCCTCGACCGCCGGGCGGCGCTGCTGGCCCTGGCCCGGCGCCACCAGATCCCCATCCTGGAGGATGACCTCCATGGGGAGCTTCACTTCGAGGACCCCCTGCCGCCGCCCATTCGCTCGCTGGACGACGGGGGCTACGTGGTGTATCTGGGTGGTCTCTCCTCCCTGCTAGGCTCCGGGTTGAGGTTGGGATGGGTGCTGGCGCCGCCTCCCATCGTGGAACCCCTCCTGCGGCTGCGCCAGGATATGGACCTCCACCCCAACAACCTGGTGCAACTGGTGGTCCACGATCTGCTGCGAGGTGAATCCTTTCCGGCCCATCTCCACTGGCTGAGGCAGACGTTCCGCCGCCGCCGGGACGCCATGCTGCAGGCGCTGGAGCGACATATGCCGGCTGGCGTCGGCTGGAGCCAGCCGGCGGGCGGGCTGTACGTGTGGTGCGCGCTGCCGGATGGGGTGGCCTCGAGCGACCTGCTGGAGCGAGCTGGGGAACTGGGAGTCTCGTTCGCCCCTGGGCCCATGTTCTTCACCCACGCGGGCGGTGAGGGCTTCATGCGCCTGGGGTTCGCCTTCCGGAGCGAGGGCGAGATCGCCGAGGGAGTGCGCCGGCTAGCCCGGGCGATCGAAGACCTGGCCCGGAGGCCAGGCGTCCGCCGCGCCGATCCCAGCCAAGAGCGCCCGTTCGTGTGA
- a CDS encoding aspartate/glutamate racemase family protein translates to MRKTIGIIGGMSPESTLVYYEHIHWTYRAHHGDVNYPPVVIYSVPFADCRRWTADQAWEEAAAALGDAARRLHAAGADFALIATNTMHIAFESAQRRSPIPLLHIIDVTAEAILARGLTRVGLLGTTTTMQHPFYRDRLSAYGLTAVVPSADQQEQVSRIIYEELTNGEVRPQSKATYLQAIAELEAQGAQGVILGCTEIPLLIGQDDLALPVFDTTRLHAEAALAVALEERPLPRAGRGT, encoded by the coding sequence ATGCGCAAGACCATCGGCATCATAGGGGGCATGAGCCCCGAGAGCACTCTGGTCTACTACGAGCACATCCACTGGACGTACCGCGCTCATCACGGCGATGTGAACTACCCGCCCGTCGTCATCTACAGCGTGCCCTTCGCCGACTGCCGCCGCTGGACCGCCGATCAGGCCTGGGAGGAGGCCGCGGCCGCCCTGGGCGACGCCGCTCGCCGGCTCCACGCTGCCGGAGCCGACTTCGCCCTCATCGCCACCAACACCATGCACATCGCCTTCGAGTCGGCCCAGCGCCGCTCCCCCATACCGCTGCTCCACATCATTGACGTGACCGCGGAGGCGATCCTGGCCAGAGGGCTCACGCGGGTGGGGCTACTGGGGACTACCACCACCATGCAGCATCCCTTCTACCGTGACCGGCTATCGGCCTACGGTCTGACGGCGGTGGTGCCCTCTGCCGACCAGCAAGAGCAGGTGAGCCGCATCATCTACGAGGAGCTGACCAACGGGGAGGTCCGGCCCCAGTCCAAAGCCACCTACCTGCAAGCCATCGCCGAACTGGAGGCGCAGGGGGCTCAAGGTGTCATCCTCGGGTGCACCGAGATCCCCCTTCTCATCGGGCAGGACGACCTGGCTCTGCCAGTATTCGACACTACCCGCCTCCACGCGGAGGCAGCGCTGGCCGTCGCTCTGGAGGAGCGCCCTCTCCCAAGGGCGGGGCGAGGCACCTAG
- a CDS encoding DUF1847 domain-containing protein produces MELRCATCRVQACRAAPGTKPYPAFCPMSHSADILADARRAYDDRATQEFALAAARTEADRYPLEPRVEEVMSFARRIGATRLGIASCVGLIREASMLQEILEANGFEVASVCCKVGSIPKEEIGLTDEEKIRPGQFEALCNPISQATLLNRAGTHLNVAVGLCVGHDSLFFRHSEAPVTVLVAKDRVTGHNPAAVLYTSHSYYSRLKR; encoded by the coding sequence ATGGAGCTTAGATGCGCCACCTGCCGGGTACAGGCCTGCAGGGCTGCACCGGGAACCAAGCCATACCCAGCCTTCTGCCCCATGAGCCACAGTGCCGATATCTTGGCCGACGCCAGGCGAGCCTACGACGACCGGGCGACGCAGGAGTTCGCTCTGGCCGCCGCCCGCACCGAAGCCGACCGATACCCTCTGGAGCCCCGGGTGGAGGAGGTGATGAGCTTCGCCCGCCGCATCGGGGCCACGCGCCTGGGCATTGCCTCCTGCGTGGGGTTGATACGGGAGGCCTCGATGCTGCAGGAGATCCTCGAAGCTAACGGCTTCGAGGTCGCCTCCGTGTGCTGCAAGGTAGGCTCCATTCCCAAAGAGGAGATTGGCCTGACGGACGAGGAGAAGATACGCCCGGGCCAGTTTGAGGCGCTCTGCAACCCCATCAGCCAGGCGACGCTGCTGAACCGGGCAGGGACGCACCTGAACGTGGCGGTGGGATTGTGCGTGGGACACGATAGCCTCTTCTTCCGCCACTCGGAGGCGCCCGTCACCGTCCTGGTGGCCAAAGATCGGGTCACGGGGCACAACCCGGCGGCGGTGCTCTACACCAGCCACTCCTACTACAGCCGGCTGAAGCGATAG
- a CDS encoding MFS transporter — translation MKALADAVTNAKGFMARQKLNYRVAVGRQAMSSFLMNLTAQYDSIYVTGLGANPVQLGSISSIASAFGAMLSLPVGWLVDRYSLRKLYASGVLLTAVGTLLYGLAPTWHLIVLASIAMVPASQFLSAGCSVICRDSVANRDRVTAQNTCVTLASLSSLVAPMIAAALVAHSGGLTTEGIRPLYWIRVIGYLMVFHLVFRWLQEPSHIRGLHGIKLRDVAADFRQLLDTGSPLKRWTAVAMLTSIPLAITTPFMQLYAYEFKGANAVILAAMTTAMILTRLAFGIPLGRLADRLGRKRLIYALTPLWYGAFILLVLAHDAYMLIGAAALYTFYSISSGAAGAMGLELVPAEMAGRWHGVLGVLGGVVTIPAPVIGGLIYRHWNPAWVFLLPIVIDLTVRLPLLATVPETLHRDLRHDGAGR, via the coding sequence ATGAAGGCGCTAGCTGATGCGGTGACCAACGCCAAGGGATTCATGGCCCGACAGAAGCTCAACTACCGGGTGGCGGTGGGTCGTCAGGCCATGAGCAGCTTCCTCATGAACCTGACGGCCCAGTACGACTCGATCTACGTCACCGGGCTGGGGGCTAATCCGGTGCAACTTGGCAGCATCAGCAGCATAGCCTCTGCCTTCGGGGCGATGCTCTCGCTACCTGTCGGCTGGTTGGTGGACCGGTACAGCCTCAGGAAGCTGTACGCGTCGGGCGTCCTGCTGACGGCCGTGGGCACCCTCCTATACGGGTTGGCTCCCACCTGGCACCTGATCGTCCTGGCAAGCATCGCCATGGTCCCCGCCTCCCAATTCCTGAGCGCAGGATGCAGCGTCATCTGCCGAGATTCTGTCGCCAACAGGGATAGGGTCACGGCCCAGAACACCTGTGTGACCCTGGCCAGTCTGAGTAGCCTGGTGGCGCCCATGATCGCGGCGGCCCTGGTCGCCCACTCCGGGGGGCTGACGACAGAGGGCATCCGGCCCCTGTACTGGATCCGGGTGATAGGCTACCTCATGGTCTTCCACCTGGTCTTCCGCTGGCTGCAGGAGCCGTCTCACATCCGAGGGCTGCACGGCATCAAGCTGAGGGACGTGGCGGCGGACTTCCGGCAACTCCTCGATACCGGTAGCCCGCTCAAGAGATGGACCGCTGTGGCCATGCTGACGTCCATCCCGCTGGCGATCACCACTCCCTTCATGCAGCTCTACGCCTACGAGTTCAAGGGGGCCAATGCCGTGATCCTGGCGGCCATGACGACTGCCATGATCCTGACCCGGCTGGCCTTCGGCATTCCCCTGGGACGGTTGGCCGATAGGTTGGGCCGGAAGCGCCTTATCTATGCCCTCACGCCGCTATGGTACGGCGCCTTCATCTTGCTGGTCCTGGCGCACGATGCCTACATGCTCATAGGCGCAGCCGCGCTGTACACCTTCTACAGCATCTCGTCGGGGGCCGCAGGTGCCATGGGTCTGGAGTTGGTACCGGCTGAGATGGCCGGCCGATGGCACGGGGTGCTGGGGGTACTGGGCGGCGTGGTTACCATTCCGGCGCCCGTCATCGGCGGCCTGATCTACCGGCACTGGAATCCCGCGTGGGTATTCCTGTTGCCCATCGTCATTGACCTGACGGTGCGTCTGCCCCTTCTGGCGACCGTGCCTGAGACCCTGCACCGCGACCTACGACATGATGGCGCCGGCCGCTAG
- a CDS encoding DUF4445 domain-containing protein produces the protein MAHEHRVIFPQYARGRNGVSIEEGATLWDHAWRLGIQVASACGGRGQCGKCVVRVESGGESLAERTEAERRFPLARDERLACQARIISSARDVVVYIWAAGEYTILTESTDQGMIRLDPHVSREGDRVVLREERIHSLGAYEGELLGLAVDVGTTTLVAQIVDLESGEVVATLACRNPQAAYGDDVISRIGYADTHEDGLRRLQRVVVEAVNSALRTFEGREGRSTVDHIYEAVVVGNPTMRNLFFGLSVHSLGTSPYEPQDISPINLDADAVGLEINPRANVYGAPLVAGQVGADCLAVILASGLHRVERPVMVVDIGTNGEVAIGSRERILAASNAAGGAFEGATVSCGTGAIEGAIKNVSILNGAVRYETIGDKPAVGICGSGLIDLLAEMLKNGIIDRSGRLAQAYRAANEFVISQNGRRIGITQKDINELRLAKAGSALNQQTLMRKYGVDLEGVDRIYLAGGFGNYVSLDSAMAIGVLPARKEKLVKIGNGALTGARQMLLSRERRADAERIAPRIGHVKLSEEADFLDRYVRELYLRPWP, from the coding sequence ATGGCACACGAGCACAGAGTGATATTCCCCCAGTACGCCCGGGGCAGGAACGGCGTCTCGATTGAGGAAGGGGCGACGTTATGGGATCACGCCTGGCGGCTGGGGATTCAGGTAGCCAGCGCTTGTGGCGGCCGAGGGCAGTGCGGCAAGTGTGTGGTCAGGGTGGAGAGCGGAGGCGAGAGTCTGGCAGAGAGGACAGAGGCCGAGCGCAGATTCCCCCTGGCGCGAGACGAGCGGCTGGCCTGCCAGGCGAGGATCATATCAAGCGCTAGGGATGTCGTCGTCTACATCTGGGCGGCCGGTGAGTACACCATCCTCACGGAGAGCACGGACCAGGGGATGATCCGCCTGGATCCCCACGTGTCGAGGGAGGGGGACCGGGTCGTCTTGCGCGAGGAGCGGATCCATTCCCTGGGAGCATACGAAGGCGAGCTTCTCGGCCTAGCTGTGGATGTGGGGACCACTACCCTGGTAGCCCAGATCGTGGACTTGGAGAGCGGCGAGGTAGTGGCAACCCTGGCCTGCAGGAACCCCCAGGCGGCTTACGGAGACGATGTCATCTCACGGATCGGCTATGCCGACACTCACGAGGATGGCCTCCGACGGCTCCAGCGCGTGGTAGTGGAGGCGGTCAACTCGGCTCTGCGCACCTTCGAGGGAAGAGAGGGCCGGAGCACAGTGGATCACATCTACGAGGCCGTGGTAGTGGGCAACCCCACCATGCGCAATCTCTTTTTCGGCCTGAGCGTCCACTCACTGGGTACCAGCCCGTATGAGCCTCAAGACATTTCGCCCATCAACCTGGATGCCGATGCAGTCGGCTTGGAGATCAACCCCAGAGCCAACGTCTACGGCGCTCCTCTCGTGGCCGGCCAGGTGGGGGCCGACTGCCTAGCCGTCATTCTGGCGAGCGGCCTACACCGAGTGGAGCGTCCCGTCATGGTGGTAGATATCGGCACCAACGGCGAAGTGGCCATTGGGAGCCGGGAGCGCATCCTGGCCGCCTCAAACGCTGCCGGGGGCGCGTTTGAGGGCGCTACCGTGAGCTGCGGCACGGGCGCGATAGAAGGAGCCATCAAGAACGTCAGCATCCTGAATGGGGCGGTCCGGTATGAGACCATTGGGGACAAGCCCGCAGTGGGCATCTGCGGGTCAGGTCTCATAGACCTGCTGGCCGAGATGCTGAAGAACGGAATTATCGATCGGAGCGGCAGGCTGGCCCAGGCCTACAGGGCAGCTAATGAGTTTGTCATCTCCCAGAACGGCCGCAGGATCGGCATCACTCAGAAGGACATAAACGAGCTGAGGCTGGCCAAGGCGGGCTCCGCCCTCAACCAGCAGACCCTGATGCGCAAGTACGGGGTCGACCTGGAAGGGGTTGACAGGATCTATCTGGCGGGGGGGTTCGGCAACTACGTGAGCCTGGATAGTGCCATGGCCATCGGCGTTCTTCCGGCCAGGAAGGAGAAACTGGTCAAGATCGGCAACGGCGCTCTGACCGGGGCCAGACAGATGCTGCTTTCTCGGGAGAGGAGAGCCGATGCTGAGCGGATCGCCCCCCGCATCGGCCATGTCAAGCTCTCGGAGGAGGCTGATTTCCTGGACCGCTACGTGCGTGAGCTCTACCTCAGGCCCTGGCCATAG
- a CDS encoding class I SAM-dependent methyltransferase, with protein MTGMAVDENPFDRWTAAHYEAWYETPEGQRVDALEKAVLVRLLRAFPDARSVLEVGCGTGHFTRWLSERGLAVVGLDLSEAMLAQARLLDGVPLVQGSAVQLPFPTDAFDLVALITTLEFLQYPQEALGEALRVAGRGLLLGVLNRWSWLGLRRRLEGLLRPTVYNQAHFYSVAELERLLRSASGAQVSIVWYTTLFPRWPPCEHARIPWGGFIGMALVKESAP; from the coding sequence ATGACTGGGATGGCGGTCGACGAGAATCCCTTCGACAGGTGGACTGCAGCTCACTACGAGGCCTGGTACGAGACCCCGGAGGGGCAGAGGGTGGATGCCCTGGAGAAGGCCGTCCTGGTGCGGCTGTTGAGGGCGTTCCCCGACGCACGCAGTGTGCTCGAGGTGGGCTGTGGCACGGGCCACTTCACTCGCTGGTTGAGCGAGCGGGGGCTGGCGGTCGTGGGGCTCGACCTGTCGGAGGCCATGCTGGCTCAAGCTCGACTGCTCGATGGTGTTCCACTGGTGCAGGGCAGCGCTGTCCAGCTTCCCTTTCCCACTGACGCCTTCGATCTAGTGGCGCTCATTACCACGCTCGAGTTTCTGCAATACCCCCAAGAGGCGCTCGGGGAGGCCCTGCGCGTGGCGGGGCGTGGCTTGCTGCTGGGGGTGCTCAACCGCTGGAGCTGGCTCGGCTTGCGGAGGCGGCTGGAGGGGTTACTCCGCCCCACCGTCTACAACCAGGCCCACTTCTACAGCGTTGCCGAGTTGGAGCGACTCCTGCGGTCAGCCTCCGGCGCGCAGGTCAGCATCGTGTGGTACACCACGCTCTTCCCCCGGTGGCCGCCATGCGAGCATGCTCGCATACCTTGGGGAGGATTCATTGGCATGGCTCTGGTCAAGGAGAGTGCACCATGA
- a CDS encoding DUF1638 domain-containing protein: MTDTAKPIFEGRCLISCGMLYPEIRYLRQTGFLNARRVLFTPPGLHALPHRLEEHLLQRLAQARESCRDRDIIVVYGKKCYVDADDPLKRVDTILQAAGPELVRVQGDYGYDILAGFEDRQQISGGRQDKILWFTPGWLRNWKKVYQGYFGWDRADANANFPGFYDKIVVLDGLGFSKQYIAEHAEEVLELFDWTGLEVEFHPITLDRLEGLMADAVSVHSPRHR; the protein is encoded by the coding sequence ATGACTGATACAGCCAAGCCGATATTCGAAGGTCGTTGTCTCATATCGTGTGGGATGCTATATCCGGAGATCCGCTACCTGAGGCAGACGGGCTTCCTCAATGCCCGACGAGTCCTCTTCACGCCACCCGGCCTGCACGCCCTCCCGCACAGGCTCGAGGAGCATCTGCTCCAGAGGCTGGCGCAAGCGCGAGAGTCATGTCGCGACCGTGACATCATCGTCGTCTACGGCAAGAAGTGCTACGTTGACGCCGATGATCCGCTCAAGCGGGTGGATACGATTCTGCAGGCGGCCGGGCCAGAGCTGGTGAGGGTACAAGGGGACTATGGTTACGACATACTGGCTGGCTTCGAAGATCGGCAGCAGATCAGCGGGGGCAGGCAAGACAAGATCTTGTGGTTCACGCCCGGCTGGCTCAGGAACTGGAAGAAGGTCTACCAGGGGTACTTCGGCTGGGATCGTGCCGATGCCAACGCCAACTTCCCCGGGTTCTACGACAAGATAGTGGTCCTGGACGGACTGGGCTTCTCCAAGCAGTACATTGCCGAGCACGCCGAGGAGGTCCTAGAGCTCTTCGACTGGACCGGCCTGGAGGTTGAGTTCCACCCCATCACGCTCGACCGTCTGGAAGGCTTGATGGCGGATGCCGTCTCCGTGCATTCCCCCCGCCATCGGTGA
- a CDS encoding MBL fold metallo-hydrolase gives MKAFLILLPLAALALTGCRLATATAHGGALAVAPAPSPQPTQVEPAAVTITIVYDNYVDDPSLKAAWGFSCLIDYGGHLLLFDTGGDSDALLSNMALLGLDPERIEAVVLSHIHSDHTGGLAGLLNRARGVTVYVPRSFPVGFKEQVRDADAQLVEVDGPRAIIPGVWSTGEVGEDIREQALVLESAEGLVVITGCAHPGIVRMVEQAKRIGEDVAVHLVLGGFHLGSQSAGQIEGIVSAFRRLGVEKVAPSHCSGDTARALFAAEYGEDCILSGVGWSIALQ, from the coding sequence GTGAAAGCGTTCCTGATTCTCCTGCCTCTGGCTGCCCTGGCGCTGACCGGATGCCGGCTCGCCACCGCAACCGCTCATGGAGGTGCGCTGGCCGTCGCTCCCGCACCTTCTCCGCAGCCCACGCAAGTGGAACCGGCTGCGGTGACCATCACCATCGTGTACGACAACTATGTTGACGACCCCAGCCTGAAGGCGGCCTGGGGCTTCTCCTGCCTGATTGACTACGGTGGCCATCTCCTCCTCTTCGACACTGGCGGAGACTCCGACGCGCTGCTGAGCAACATGGCTCTGCTCGGCCTCGATCCCGAGCGGATCGAGGCCGTCGTTCTCTCCCACATTCACAGCGATCACACCGGCGGGCTGGCCGGCCTGCTCAATCGGGCGCGGGGTGTGACCGTGTACGTCCCTCGCTCGTTCCCCGTCGGCTTCAAAGAGCAGGTGCGGGATGCCGACGCCCAACTGGTGGAGGTGGACGGGCCGAGGGCGATAATCCCTGGTGTCTGGAGCACGGGCGAGGTGGGAGAGGACATCCGCGAACAGGCGCTGGTCCTGGAGTCTGCAGAGGGGCTGGTGGTTATCACCGGCTGCGCCCACCCGGGCATCGTCAGAATGGTGGAGCAGGCCAAGCGAATCGGCGAAGACGTGGCCGTGCATCTGGTGCTGGGGGGGTTCCACCTGGGGAGCCAGAGCGCCGGCCAGATCGAGGGCATTGTCTCGGCTTTTCGCCGTCTGGGAGTGGAGAAGGTGGCGCCCAGCCACTGCTCGGGCGACACGGCGCGGGCGCTCTTCGCTGCCGAGTACGGGGAGGACTGTATTCTATCCGGCGTGGGCTGGAGCATCGCGCTGCAGTGA
- a CDS encoding cold-shock protein, giving the protein MAERIEGTVKWFSRDKGYGFIIPDSGGKDVFVHYSAIEGSGFRNLEENDRVEFEIEDSPKGPQAAHVTRLSGGQASTQTWSYS; this is encoded by the coding sequence ATGGCAGAGCGAATCGAGGGAACAGTCAAGTGGTTCAGCCGGGATAAGGGCTACGGCTTCATCATCCCGGACAGCGGTGGCAAGGATGTCTTCGTGCACTACTCCGCGATCGAGGGCTCCGGCTTCCGCAATCTGGAGGAGAACGATCGAGTGGAGTTCGAGATCGAGGACTCCCCGAAGGGCCCGCAGGCAGCTCACGTCACCCGACTCTCCGGGGGACAGGCTTCGACCCAGACCTGGTCGTACAGCTAG
- a CDS encoding phosphoribosylaminoimidazolecarboxamide formyltransferase, whose protein sequence is MAEREMSLRYGMNPHQTPARVFVDEGTLPIEVLNGRPGYINLLDALNSWQLVRELRQVLDLPAAASFKHVSPAGAAVGVPLSDDLRRAYFIEEEDLSPLAAAYARARGADRMSSFGDWAALSDPCDVDTARLLRREVSDGVIAPGYEPEALEILKAKKGGAYPVILVDPAYAPPEMETRQVFGIRFEQRRNEALPTPESFREIVTRRKDLSQEALRDMMVSFVTLKYTQSNSVCLAKDGQIIGNGAGQQSRVHCTRLAAQKADLWWLRQHPAVLGLRFRKGLGRPERDNAIDQFLRDDVIPAEERVWRQSFVEVPKRLTAEEKRRWIAGLKGVTLGSDAFIPFADTINRAAQSGVEYIMQPGGSVRDEDVIAACDEYGMVMVYTGVRLFHH, encoded by the coding sequence GTGGCGGAAAGAGAAATGAGCCTGCGTTATGGGATGAACCCCCACCAGACGCCGGCGAGGGTCTTTGTGGACGAGGGTACGCTGCCCATAGAGGTGCTGAACGGGCGCCCGGGGTACATCAATCTGCTGGATGCGCTCAATTCGTGGCAACTGGTGCGGGAGCTGCGACAGGTGCTGGACCTGCCTGCGGCCGCGTCGTTCAAGCACGTCAGCCCGGCGGGGGCAGCGGTGGGAGTGCCACTGAGCGATGATCTGCGGCGGGCGTACTTCATCGAGGAGGAGGACCTCTCTCCCCTGGCGGCAGCATACGCCCGGGCTCGTGGGGCCGACCGGATGTCTTCCTTCGGGGATTGGGCGGCTCTGAGTGACCCGTGCGACGTGGACACAGCTCGTCTCCTGCGCCGCGAAGTCTCCGACGGTGTCATCGCGCCGGGGTACGAACCTGAGGCGCTGGAGATCCTCAAGGCCAAGAAAGGCGGTGCCTACCCGGTGATTCTCGTGGACCCCGCTTACGCGCCACCGGAGATGGAGACCCGTCAGGTATTCGGGATCCGGTTCGAGCAAAGGCGGAACGAGGCCCTGCCCACGCCCGAGTCGTTCCGGGAGATCGTCACTCGCCGCAAGGATCTCTCCCAGGAAGCGCTGCGGGACATGATGGTCTCGTTCGTCACTCTGAAATACACCCAGTCCAACTCGGTGTGCCTGGCTAAGGACGGCCAGATCATCGGCAACGGGGCGGGGCAGCAGTCGCGGGTGCACTGCACCCGGCTGGCGGCGCAGAAGGCCGACCTGTGGTGGCTGCGCCAGCATCCGGCGGTCCTGGGACTCCGGTTCAGGAAGGGGTTGGGCCGGCCCGAGCGGGACAACGCCATTGACCAGTTCCTGCGGGACGACGTGATCCCGGCCGAGGAGCGGGTGTGGCGACAATCCTTCGTCGAGGTGCCGAAGCGGCTGACGGCAGAGGAGAAGCGCCGGTGGATCGCCGGCCTGAAAGGGGTGACGCTAGGCTCGGACGCTTTCATACCCTTTGCCGACACCATCAACCGGGCGGCGCAGAGCGGGGTGGAGTACATCATGCAGCCGGGCGGATCGGTGCGGGATGAGGATGTCATCGCGGCCTGCGATGAGTACGGGATGGTGATGGTCTATACGGGGGTGAGGCTGTTCCACCACTAG